From the Candidatus Peregrinibacteria bacterium genome, one window contains:
- a CDS encoding type IV secretion system DNA-binding domain-containing protein, producing MVLNNEELATVFHLPTKTVETPDVLWVSHRKFEPPKNLPIFSRHAEATALGKTNFRGNRHIFGILPDDRRRHVYIVGKTGMGKSTLLENMIFSDIQAGKGIAVIDPHGDLAEEVIGFVPSSRTNDVMLFDPSDSEFPVSFNILECPNPNNRHLVASGVIGVLKKMFSESWGPRLEHVLRNTLLALIEADGTTLLGVLRMLGEAEYREEILAKVHDPLVLGFWKNEFGKWSPKQVTEAASPIQNKVGQFLSASLVRNILGQTKSSIDLRFAMDKGKIIIINLSKGKIGEDNSALLGSLLVTKFQLDVMSRADTLEKDRRDFYLYVDEFQNFATDSFATILSEARKYRLNLVVANQYLAQMEETVRDAIFGNVGTMLTFQVGFDDAETLSDQFGGEDIIAPADIGSLPKYEAYLRLMIDGMPSSVFSVSTLPPPEFEHEEGRTQKILKACRQRYGRPRAIVEERIIKWSMNQEKKEGGGKRGKG from the coding sequence ATGGTGCTCAATAACGAAGAATTGGCAACGGTTTTTCATCTTCCCACAAAAACCGTGGAAACGCCAGATGTTTTGTGGGTGAGTCACAGGAAGTTTGAGCCACCAAAGAATCTCCCTATATTTTCTCGTCATGCGGAGGCAACTGCGCTCGGAAAAACTAATTTTCGTGGAAATCGCCATATTTTCGGCATTTTGCCAGATGATCGACGACGACATGTATACATTGTGGGAAAAACAGGAATGGGAAAATCAACGCTCCTTGAAAATATGATCTTTTCTGATATTCAAGCAGGAAAAGGAATAGCGGTTATTGATCCACACGGAGATTTGGCGGAAGAAGTGATTGGTTTTGTCCCTTCAAGTCGTACGAATGATGTTATGCTTTTTGATCCATCCGATTCTGAGTTTCCCGTATCGTTCAATATTCTTGAATGTCCAAATCCAAATAATCGTCATCTCGTTGCCTCTGGAGTAATTGGGGTGCTCAAGAAAATGTTTTCTGAAAGTTGGGGTCCTCGGTTAGAACACGTTCTTCGAAACACACTTCTCGCCCTTATTGAAGCAGATGGAACAACGCTCCTTGGTGTACTCCGCATGCTTGGAGAAGCAGAATATCGAGAAGAAATTCTTGCAAAAGTGCACGATCCGCTTGTACTTGGATTTTGGAAAAATGAATTTGGAAAATGGTCGCCAAAACAGGTGACCGAAGCGGCATCTCCCATTCAAAACAAGGTAGGACAGTTTCTCTCGGCAAGTCTTGTGCGGAATATTCTTGGACAAACAAAATCGAGTATTGACCTGCGATTTGCCATGGACAAGGGGAAAATTATCATTATCAATCTCTCCAAAGGAAAAATTGGAGAAGATAATTCCGCACTTCTTGGATCGCTTCTCGTGACCAAGTTTCAGCTTGATGTTATGAGTCGTGCGGATACTCTAGAAAAAGATCGGCGCGATTTTTATCTCTATGTTGATGAGTTCCAAAATTTTGCAACAGATTCGTTTGCTACCATTCTCTCGGAAGCACGAAAATATCGCTTGAATCTCGTAGTGGCAAATCAATATCTCGCGCAAATGGAAGAAACGGTTCGGGATGCTATTTTTGGAAATGTGGGAACAATGCTTACTTTTCAGGTAGGGTTTGACGATGCGGAAACGCTAAGCGATCAGTTTGGCGGAGAGGATATTATTGCTCCTGCGGATATTGGCTCGCTTCCAAAATATGAGGCATATCTTCGTCTTATGATTGATGGCATGCCAAGTTCGGTATTTTCCGTCAGCACGTTGCCACCTCCAGAATTTGAACATGAAGAAGGTCGAACACAAAAAATACTCAAGGCATGTCGTCAACGCTATGGACGACCACGAGCAATAGTAGAAGAACGCATTATTAAATGGTCAATGAATCAAGAGAAGAAAGAGGGCGGAGGAAAAAGAGGGAAAGGGTAA